GTAGGCTACTACGTCTCCCGGACGCTGGACGAGCAGGTAGCCTACCGCGTCGGCGACCCTATCCCCGTGAGGCTGATAGTCCCGGGCGACGGCGGGCTCCGGGAGCGCCGCGCAACGCTAATCGTGTATGGGGTGCTGGGTAGATTCGGCAGCTCGCCCATCCTCAACTTCGACTATAGCATACTCCTGCCCCTCTCAGCGGGCAGGAGGGTGCTACACCTCGACGAGTGGACGGGCATCATCATACTCGTGGAGAGGGCGGACCTGGTCCCGAACGTCACCAGGGAGATACGAGACATGTACGGGGACCTCGTGAGCGTCGTCTCCTTCCAGGGTATCGCCAGGGTGGTATCCTCGATAACCAGGGCGATGGAGTCGATAGCGTTCGTCACCAGCCTATCCGCCTTCGCGGTCGCCGTGGCGGGCGTCTCGGCCACAATGATAACCTCGGTTGTCGAGAGGGTCCGGGAGATAGGCGTGCTGAAGGCGCTGGGCTTCACCGACGCCCAGGTGGTGACGATGATACTCCTCGAGGGCCTCCTCATAAGCCTGATTGCCGGTGCAGCCGGGGTGACGGCGGGTATAGGCGCAGCCTACCTCCTAGCCTTGAGGGGCTTCGAGATACACGGGGAGACGCTACACATGGTTATCCGCGCCGAGCCCGCCATAACCCCGGAGCTAGTCGCACAAACACTCCTAGTGACGCTCCTCGTCGGCATCGCGGGGAGCGTTATACCGGCGTACCGCGCGGCCAGGATACCACCGGCGGTAGCCCTACGCTACGAGTGACGAGCCATGCCGCGCGAAGTCATACGCCTAGAGAACGTCGTGAAGATCTACGGGTCGGGCGCCACCTGCACCATAGGCCTACGCGGCGTCACACTCACCATACACGAGGGCGACTTCATAGCAGTCATGGGGCCCAGCGGCTCCGGCAAAACAACACTCCTCAACATAATGGGGCTCCTCGACAAGCCCACAAGCGGCAAGGTCTACATAGGCGGCGTGGAGGCCTCGAGGCTGGGCAGCAGGCAGCTAGCCAGGCTAAGAAACCGCTTCATAGGCTTCGTGTTCCAACACTTCAACCTCATACCCAGGCTCACCGTCCAGGAGAACATCGAGCTGCCGCTGGTCGCGAGGGGAGTCCCCCGCAGAGAGAGAGCCGAGAGGGCAAAGAGAGCACTCATAGCCGCGGGTGGAGACCCCTCCTGGCTACCAAAGAAGCCCAACCAGCTATCCGGAGGCCAGCAGCAGAGAGTAGCGATAGCAAGGGCGCTGGTCGGAGAGCCCCGGGTCATACTCGCAGACGAGCCAACCGGTAACCTAGACCGCGCCTCAGCCGCCACGGTAATGAGGACATTCCTCACCCTAAACCAGCAAGGCCAGACCATAGTCATGGTGACGCACGACCCGGAGGTAGCAAACTGCGCCAAGAAGATCCTCATAATACGCGACGGGATGATAGTAGACACCCTCGACCCAGACCCAAACACCTGCATCGCACACAAGAAGATAGAGACGAGAGACCTAGCAAGAAGAGGGTAGCGGCGCCACTAAGAAAACCGCCTCGCGTCACACCACCATGAGATACACGGTAAAACAGGGCACACATCGTATCGTGAATCACCGTGAAGCCTAGATCACGCACCTCTCCCCGCCGCCAGCCCCTCCCCGAGGCTCCCCGCGAGCCTCTCAACAAGACCCCTATCCGACGACAAGACTCGCGCCACACACTCCTCCCAATCACTCCTCCCCCGGCACCCCTCGACAATCACACAACCACGCTTCACAACCCCCTCCACAACAACCTCAACACACAACCTACCCTCACCAACATCAAACGAGTAGTCAACAACCTCAACCTCACCCCCAAGAACCTCACCAAGCACAAAACCAAGAACAGACTCAAGCTCCACAGACACACAAACCACCAACACACTACCAACACAACACGGGCAACAACCCTAACGCCACACACCACAACACCACACACAACGAACACCGAGGATGACAAGCAACC
The Pyrolobus fumarii 1A DNA segment above includes these coding regions:
- a CDS encoding ABC transporter ATP-binding protein yields the protein MPREVIRLENVVKIYGSGATCTIGLRGVTLTIHEGDFIAVMGPSGSGKTTLLNIMGLLDKPTSGKVYIGGVEASRLGSRQLARLRNRFIGFVFQHFNLIPRLTVQENIELPLVARGVPRRERAERAKRALIAAGGDPSWLPKKPNQLSGGQQQRVAIARALVGEPRVILADEPTGNLDRASAATVMRTFLTLNQQGQTIVMVTHDPEVANCAKKILIIRDGMIVDTLDPDPNTCIAHKKIETRDLARRG
- a CDS encoding ABC transporter permease, whose product is MSALVFLLDALRLAYKTLAERKTRAILTIIGVAIGPLALIAMVSVVKGYSNYILGQLEALGQNLVVVMPSQSYQLTERDLERLRAIPGVLEATPFYTTQGFVRVGTREVKVTVYATRLDILFRALSGLEVMEGGVPPENAPIYALVGYYVSRTLDEQVAYRVGDPIPVRLIVPGDGGLRERRATLIVYGVLGRFGSSPILNFDYSILLPLSAGRRVLHLDEWTGIIILVERADLVPNVTREIRDMYGDLVSVVSFQGIARVVSSITRAMESIAFVTSLSAFAVAVAGVSATMITSVVERVREIGVLKALGFTDAQVVTMILLEGLLISLIAGAAGVTAGIGAAYLLALRGFEIHGETLHMVIRAEPAITPELVAQTLLVTLLVGIAGSVIPAYRAARIPPAVALRYE